The following nucleotide sequence is from Pristiophorus japonicus isolate sPriJap1 chromosome 12, sPriJap1.hap1, whole genome shotgun sequence.
tggctaacaagggaaattagggatattgttaaatccaaagaagaggcatataaattggccagaaaaagcagcaaacctgaggactgggagaaatttagaatccagcagaggaggactaagggtttaatgaggagagggaaaatagagtatgagagtaagcttgcagggaacataaaaactgactgcaaaaacttctatagatatgtgaagagaaaaagattagtgaagattaatgtaggtcccttgcagtcagaatcaggtgaattcataatggggaacaaggaagtggcagaccaatttaagaaagggggagagagaaaacggataattatagaccggttagcctgacatcaatagtggggaaaatgttggaatcaattattaaggatgaaataacagcgcatttggaaagcagtgacaggatcggtccaaatcagcatggatttatgaaagggaaatcatgcttgacaaatctagaattttttgaggatgtaactggtagagtggacaaaggagaaccagtggatgtggtgtatttggactttcaaaagacttttgacaaggtcccacaaaagagattggtgtgcaaaattaaagcacatggtattgggggtaatgtactgacgtggatagagaactgattggcagacaggaagcagagagtcgggataaatgggtccttttcaaaatggcaggcagtgactagtggggtgccgcagggctcagtgctgggaccccagctatttacaatatacattaatgatttagatgaaggaattgagtgtaatatctccaagtttgcagatgacactaaactgggtggcagtgtgagctgtgaggaggacgctaagaggctgcagggtgacttggacaggttaggtgagtgggcaaacgcatggcagatgcagtataatgtggctaaatatgaggttatccactttggtggcaaaaacacgaaggcagaatattatctgaatggtggcagagtgggaaaaggggaggtgcaacgagacctgggtgtcatggttcatcagtcattgaaagttggcatgcaggtacagcaggctgtgaagaaggcaaatggtatgttggccttcatagctaggggatttgagtatacgagcagggaggtcttactgcagttgtacagggccttagtgaggcctcacctgagttattgtgttcagttttggtctcctaatctgaggaagaacgttcttgctattgagggagtgtagcgaaggttcaccagactgattccgggatggcaggactgacatatgaggagagactggatcgactgggcctgtattcactggagtttagaaggatgagaggggatctcatagaaacatatagaattctgacgggactggacaggttagatgcaggaagaatgttcccaatgttggggaagtccagaaccaggggagatagtctaaggataaggggtaagccatttagagttgttaacctgtggaattccctatcgcagagagttgttgatgccagttcattggattattcaagagggagttagatatggcccttactgctaaagagatcaagaggtatggagagaaagcaggaaaggggtactgaggtgaatgatcagccatggtcttattgaatggtggtgcaggctcaaagggccgaatggcctactcctgcactattttctatgtttctatgtttctatgtaaatactttggttctgtcttcactaaggaagacacgaataacctcctgaaaataacaggggaccgagggtctagtgagaaggaggaactgaaggaaatccttattagtcagaaaattgtgttaggatatttgatgggattgaaggccgataaatccccagggcctgatagtctacttcccagagtacttaaggaagtggccctagaaatagtggatgcattggtggtcattttccaacattctatagatgctgaatcagttcctatggattggagggtagctaatgtaacccactttttaaaaaaggagggagagagaaaacaggcaattatagaccggttagcctgacatcggtagtggggaaaatgttggaatcaattgttaaagatgtaatagcagcgcatttggaaagcagtgacaggatcagtccaagtcagcatggatttatgaaagggaaatcatgcttgacaaatcttctagaattttttgaggatgtaactggtagagtggacaaaggagaaccagtggatgtggtgtatttggactttcaaaaggcttttgaccaggtgccatacaagagattagtgtgcaaaattaaagcatatggtattgggggtaatgtattgatatggatagtttactgattggcagacaggaagcgggataaacggattcttttcagaatggcaggcagtgactagtggggtaccgcaaagttcagtgctgagaccccagctatttacaatatacattaatgatttagatgaaggaattgaatgtaatatctccaagtttgcagatgacacgaagctgaatggcagtgtgagctgtgaggaggatgctaggaggctgcagggtgacttggacaggttaggtgagtgggcaaatgcagtataatgtagataaatgtgaggttatccactttggtggcaaaaacaggaaggcagaatattatctgaatggtgacagattaggaaaaggggaggtgcaacgagacctgggtgcatcagtcattgaaggttggcatgcaggtacagcaggcggtgaagaaggcaaatggcacgttggccttcatagcaagaggatttgagtataggagtagagaggtcttaccgcagttgtacagggccttgaatattgtgtacagttttggtctcctaatctgaggaaggacattcttgctattgagggagtacagcgaaggttcaccagactgattcccggaatggcaggactgacatatgaagaaagactggatcgactaggcttatattcagtggaatttagaagaatgagaggggatctcatagaaacatataaaattctgacgggattggatgcaggttagatgcaggaagaatgttcccgatgttggggaagtccagaaccaggggtcacagtctaaggataaggggtaagccatttaggaccgagatgaggagaaatttcttagctcagagaattgtgaacctgtggaattctcgaccacagaatgttgctgaggccagttcgttagatatattcaaaagggagttagatgtgacccttacggctgaagggatcaaggggtatggagagaaagcaggaatggggtactgaagttgcatgatcagccatgatcatattgaatggtggtgcaggctcgaagggccgaatggcctactcctgcacctattttctatgtttctatgttaactctgtttctctctccacagatgctgcctggcctgctgagtattttcaacattttctgtttttatttcagatttctagcatccgcagtattttgcttttgtggaaGAACAAGATTTCTGTTTTGAGAAGCAGGCTTTCCGTGTCTGGTTTACATTTTACGAATTTCCGGACAGCAAACTGGGAAACCAAGGAGTCAGGCGTGGCACCGTTAGTCCAGGGGGTTTGCCCGAGAGTGTGGTGTGCTAACCCTCTTCTTTTGATTGTCCCCAGGTGGCCAACTTGCTGCGCTTGTTCCAGATCCCCCAGATCAGCTACGCCTCCACCAGTGCCAAGCTGAGCGACAAGTCGCGCTACGATTACTTCGCACGGACCGTGCCTCCAGACTTCTACCAGGCCAAGGCCATGTCCGACATCCTGCGCTTCTTCAACTGGACCTACGTCTCCACTGTGGCGTCGGAGGGTGACTATGGCGAGACCGGCATCGAGGCCTTTGAGCAGGAGGCCCGCTACCGGAACATCTGCATCGCCACCTCGGAGAAGGTTGGCCGCTCCATGAACCAGCGGACCTACAACGGGGTCATCAAAGCGCTGATGCAGAAGCCCAACGCCAAAGTGGTGGTCCTGTTCACCAAGAGCGAGGATGCCCGTGAGCTTCTGGCCGCCGCCCGCCGGCTGAATGTGTCCTTCATGTGGGTGGCCAGTGACGGCTGGGGCGCGCTGGAGAACGTGGTCAAGGGCAATGAGCAGGCGGCCAACGGGGCTATAACTATCGAGCTGGCTGCCTACCCCATCACGGAGTTCGCGACCTACTTCGTCAACCTCAGCCCTTACAACAACAGCAGGAATTCCTGGTTTCGGGAGTTCTGGGAGCAGAAGTTCCAGTGCAGCTTCAGGACGCCAGACTGCGGCAGGAACTCCCTGAAAAAAGGAAAGTTTGAGCAGGAGTCGAAGATCATGTTTGTGTTGAATGCGGTGTATGCCATGGCTCATGCCCTCCACAATATGCAGCGGGCCCTCTGTCCCAACACCACCAGGATCTGTGAGAACATGAGGCCCATGAATGGGAAGAAGTTTTACAAGGATTACATCATAAAAGTTCACTTTGATGGTAAATGAGTTCTTCCTTGTTGCTTCACTTCAGTAAAGTAAATGAAATACTTGCATTACTATAGACCCTGTCATagcctcaggaggtcccaaagcgctttgcagccaatgaagtacttttgaagtgtagtcactgtggtaacgtaggaaacgcagcagcaaatttgcacacagcattgagataaatgatcagataatctgttttagtgatgttgactaaggaataaatattggccaggacaccagggagaagtcccctgcccttctccgaaatagtgccctgggatttctcatgcctcagtttaacgtcttatccaaaagacggcccatccaacagtgcagcagtccctctgtactgcactggagtgctctCCCTGTTTCACTGAACGTGTTCAGGCCGTATCTTTCCTATTGGCTCATTTCTTATCCTTTCCTATTAACATTCACGGGCCCTAGCATGAATATTAAATATGAGGCTAGATTTATCTGGGAAGCGGGATGGGGCTGGTTCACACTGGCACAGAAAGGCTGAGCAAGGACCGTGAGTGGGATAGAAAATCAAGGAAGAGAGGGATGGGCATGATAACAGTGAATTCCAGTTGAACTGAGGGTCGAAGCGCCCCCTAGGTGGCACACTTGGTAAGTTCACTGCCAATGAGGAGCTGCGCCATGCGGACCACAAGAGAAGACCCAGGTTTGATCCCAGGTCTGTGCTGAGTAAGCTGGTGTCAGTGGTGGCAACATTTGGGGCACGATAATTTGCCTCAATACCCAAGGACTAGAGGGGGGACAAATCAGGCAGTGTTTGCCCTCCTGATCACTATTTCATAACGCCTGCTGGAAGGTGTTCTGCATTTATAGTTGAATAGTCTAccaacactcacacacaccgacacacaaacactcacactcacacacacgcactcacacacactctcacacagacacacaaacactcaaactcacacacactcactcacaaacactctcacacatcatcatcataggcagtccctcggaatcgaggaagacttgcttccactctaaaaatgattccttatgtggctgaacagtccaatacgagagccacagtccccgtcacaggtgagacagatagtcgttgagggtaagggagggtgggactggtttgccgcacgctctttccgctgcctgcgcttgatttctgcatgctctcgacgatgagactcaaggtgctcagtgccctcccggatgcacttcctccagttagggcggtctttggccagggattcccaggtgtcggtggggatgttgcactttatcagggagggtgtacttgtaacgtttccgctgcccacctttggctcgctatccctgaaggagttccgagtagagcgcttgctttgggagcctcgtgtctggcatgcgaacagtgtggcctgcccagcggagctgatcaagtgtggtcagtgccacatttacacactcacactAGATCCACTGTTGAAGAATGATAATTTGGGTGACGTTCTGCTGGGCGGAAAATAGCATAGGGCACCATCAAGTTTGGAAAGATTAGAAGAGGAGGTCAATCAAGTAGTGGTAAGATTATGCTAAATTTGGGGTTAACAGTCTGTAGATTGTAAAGATGACTAAATAAATTAATTCTGGGGAAATTTACTTCACAGAGTAGATGGTGTGATTTCAGCATAGCAAGGATCCCATCACCTGAGATCTGATCCCATTCTTTTCCTATCTGATCGTGTTATCTCACGGAGTTAATATGTTTGAGAGACCCTGTCGATCCtgttctcttctctttcccccccccgccccagctcctTTTAGACCTCACGCTACGTATAGCGAAATCCGATTTGATACGTATGGAGATGGAATCGGTCGGTACAATATCTTCAACTTCCACGCTAAAGGTGGGCGGTATGCCTATCAGAAGGTTGGGTACTGGGGAGAAGAGCTCACGCTGAACACCAGCTTGATTCCCTGGGCCAAGTCATCCATCCCAACATCTCAGTGCAGTGACCCCTGTGCCCAGAACGAAGCGAAGAGCATGCAGCCTGGAGATGTCTGCTGCTGGCTCTGCATTGCTTGCCACCCTTACCAGTTTCTCTACGACGAATTCACGTGTGTGGACTGTGGGCCTGGACGCTGGCCCACTGAGGACCTCAGCAGCTGCTATGATCTTCCTGAAGAGTATATCAAATGGGAAGATGCTTGGGCCATTGGGCCCATCACCATCTCCTGCCTGGGCTTCATCTCTACCCTCTGCGTGTTTGCAATCTTCGTTAAAAACAATAACACCCCGGTGGTGAAGGCTTCGGGACGAGAGCTCTGTTACATCCTTCTCATTGGGGTCCTGATGTGCTACAGCATGACCTTAATCTTCATCGCAAAACCCTCCACCGCCATCTGCACTTTGCGTCGCTTGGGGCTGGGGTCCTCCTTTGCGGTTTGTTACTCAGCCCTGCTCACCAAGACCAACCGCATCGCCCGAATCTTCAACGGCGTCAATGATGGCACGCAGAGACCACGGTGGATCAGCCCAACTTCCCAGGTGGTGATCTGCTTGGCACTGATCTCCTGCCAACTGATTGTGGTCACCGTGTGGCTTGTGGTGGAAATGCCCGGCACCAGGAAGGAGACGACACCTGACAAACGGGACATTGTCACCCTCAAGTGCAACACTAAGGAGTCCAGCATGCTCACCTCATTGACATACACCGTGGTTCTCATCGTGCTCTGCACTGTGTACGCCTTCAAAACCAGGAAGTGTCCTGAGAATTTCAACGAGGCCAAGTTTATTGGGTTCACCATGTACACCACATGCATCATCTGGCTGGCCTTCTTGCCAATCTTCTATGTCACTTCCAGCGACTACAGGGTAAGCAAGGCGAGGGTGATCTCCTCTATCCTCTCCCCATGTATGACCCTGTGACCTCCTCTACCCTCTCCCCATGTATGACCCTGTGAC
It contains:
- the grm2a gene encoding metabotropic glutamate receptor 2, which produces MSRLPQRALLHLLLQAVLASSSNSPSGKKEIAIEGDLVIGGLFPVHEKGNGLEDCGRINEHRGIQRLEAMLFALDAINKDAAILPGIKLGAHILDTCSKDTYALEQSLEFVRSSLTKVDETEYICPDGSYAIHDDMTFAIAGVIGGSYSDVSIQVANLLRLFQIPQISYASTSAKLSDKSRYDYFARTVPPDFYQAKAMSDILRFFNWTYVSTVASEGDYGETGIEAFEQEARYRNICIATSEKVGRSMNQRTYNGVIKALMQKPNAKVVVLFTKSEDARELLAAARRLNVSFMWVASDGWGALENVVKGNEQAANGAITIELAAYPITEFATYFVNLSPYNNSRNSWFREFWEQKFQCSFRTPDCGRNSLKKGKFEQESKIMFVLNAVYAMAHALHNMQRALCPNTTRICENMRPMNGKKFYKDYIIKVHFDAPFRPHATYSEIRFDTYGDGIGRYNIFNFHAKGGRYAYQKVGYWGEELTLNTSLIPWAKSSIPTSQCSDPCAQNEAKSMQPGDVCCWLCIACHPYQFLYDEFTCVDCGPGRWPTEDLSSCYDLPEEYIKWEDAWAIGPITISCLGFISTLCVFAIFVKNNNTPVVKASGRELCYILLIGVLMCYSMTLIFIAKPSTAICTLRRLGLGSSFAVCYSALLTKTNRIARIFNGVNDGTQRPRWISPTSQVVICLALISCQLIVVTVWLVVEMPGTRKETTPDKRDIVTLKCNTKESSMLTSLTYTVVLIVLCTVYAFKTRKCPENFNEAKFIGFTMYTTCIIWLAFLPIFYVTSSDYRVQTTTMCISVSLSGSVVLGCLFAPKIHIILFQPQKNVVTHRVATSRFSVTGSGAVHSHVSAVHYVPTVCNGREIVDSTTSSL